The genomic interval CCCTGGCGGAAGCAGGAGCGGATGCGGTAAAAGTGGGTATTGGACCCGGATCAATTTGCACCACCCGTATCGTAGCCGGTGCAGGGGTACCGCAACTTACGGCGGTGATGGAAGCCTACTCCGCATTAAAAGATAAAAAGATACCGGTGATTGCCGATGGTGGCATTCGATACACCGGTGATATGGTAAAAGCCCTGGCAGCGGGAGCCGATTGCGTAATGATGGGAAGTGTGTTTGCCGGAACGGAAGAAAGCCCGGGAGAAACCATCATTTACGAAGGAAGAAAATTCAAGTCATACCGGGGCATGGGTTCGCTTGGTGCCATGGCCACCGGCAGCAGTGATCGTTATTTCCAGGATGTAGAAGACGATATAAAGAAATTTGTACCGGAAGGCATTGAAGGAAGAGTTGCCTTTAAAGGGGCACTCAAAGAAATCGTTTACCAATATGTAGGTGGCTTAAGAGCGGGTATGGGATATTGCGGGGCCTCCACCATTGAAGAATTGAAAAAAGCAAAATTCGTTAAGATCTCCAACGCAGGTATCCGCGAAAGCCATGCCCACGATGTGGAGATCACCAGAGAAGCGCCAAACTATAGCAGGAGATGATTTTATAATTTGAAAATGTGACGATGTGACAATTTGAAAACTGTGTATGCGTCAATTTTTTCTTTCTATATTACTTTTCCTGGGACTTAATGTCGCTGCCCAACCGGATAGCTGTGGCATAAAGTTTAGCTTGCTTACCTGCACCCCCGGAGATGAACTCTACTCCAGTTTCGGGCATAGTGCCTTGCGCATGGTGAACACTGAAAATGGTTCAGATCTTGTTTTCAACTACGGAACCTTTGATTTTGATGATCCGGACTTCTATACCAAATTCACCCGGGGTAAATTGCTTTATTTTGTTTCCGTGGATGCCTTCCCGGATTTCATGATGGAATATCAGTATTTCCAACGGGGAGTTACAGAACAGGACCTTCGGCTTACCTGTGCAGAAAAACAAAAACTCCTTTACGCTCTGTATGAAAATGCCAGAGAGGAGAACAAGTATTATCGCTACGATTTTAACTACGACAATTGCACGTCCCGTCTAAGGGATATGATCTGGAAGATGACCCCGGAAAAACCAATCGTGTCATCCATTGTACCTGCGGGAACCAGTTTTCGCAACCTGATTCATGAGTACCTTGACAAGGGGAAACAGCAATGGTCAAAACTTGGCATTGACATTCTCCTTGGTGCCCCTTTGGATAAACAGGTAACGAATGAGGAAGCGATGTTTCTGCCTGATTATCTTATGAAGGCTTTGGATAGTGCGCGGGTAAATGGGGAGCCTCTTGTCACGGCAAAAAGGGAATTACTCACCAGAGGGCCTGAAGCAGCGTCTTCCTTCTCCCTTGATCCCGCGTTGATCTTTACGATATTATTTATTCTGTATCTGTTTCCGGTTTTTACAAAGAACAAGCGGGTAAAAAGAATAGGGAATATTATGGATGGGTTGCTATTTGGTATTACCGGGCTTATCGGGATATTGTTGGTGTTCATGTGGTGGGGAACTGATCATGCCATGTGCCGAAATAACTGGAACCTCGCCTGGGCACTGCCGACCCATTTTATCATGGCTTTTTTTGTAACCCGTCAAAAAGCCTGGGTACGTTCCTATTTTATGGTCGTGGCTCTTTTATCCGTTATTCTATTAGTGGCATGGTTCTGGCTTCCCCAACAATTGAATTATGGCCTGATGCCGGTCGTGGCTTTGTTAGGATTTCGCGGTTTTTGGATCGGTAAATTAAATGCCCGCCACTATGATAAATAAATCACTTTTATACAAGGATACCACTTTGCACTACCGGGTAGCCGGAACAGGAAAAACCGTGGTATTGATCCATGGATTTGGTGAACTCAGTGATATCTGGGATCAACTGATCCGGGAATTCAAAGACTCCTTTCATTTGATCATACCCGAATTACCGGGAACAGGTAAGACCCAGTTGATAGAGGATATGAGTATGGAGGGAATGGCGGAAACGATCAAGGCCATACTCGATCAGGAAGGGGTTACCCGTTCCATCATGGTTGGGCATAGCATGGGAGGATATATCACCATGGCTTTTGCGGAAAAGTATCCGGCGCTTCTCCAAGCCTACTGCCTTTTTCATTCCAGCGCCTATGCGGATACTGAAGAAAAAAAGGCCACCCGTCGTAAAGGCATCCAGTTTATCCGCGATCATGGTGCCTTTGAATTTTTGAAAACAGCCACCCCGAATTTATTCTCTCCAAAGACCCGCGACGAAAGACCCGAATTGATCGACCGGCAGATCCGGGGTTTAAGCAACTTTTCGGCCGATTCACTCGTTTCCTATTACGAAGCGATGATCCAGCGACCAGACAGGCGGGAGATACTGAAAATCAGCAAAGTGCCGGTTCTTTTCCTGGCTGGGGAGAGCGATAACGCGATCCCGTTGGCAGATGTCCTGGAGCAATGTCATCTGCCTGAAAAATCGTATATTGATGTCCTTAACCAATCCGGACATATGGGAATGCTGGAAGAGCCTGATGAATGCACCGAGGCATTAAAAAACTTCCTGACGCATCAGATGGATTAAGCATCCCGTCCGCCTTGTTGCCCATGAGGAAGATCGTTTTAGTATTAACCTTGCTCTTTGCCGCCCTGATGGGGGCGGACGCACGTCATATTGCCGGCGGAGAGATTTTCTATCAGTACATCGGGCCAGGTGGTTCTCCCGGAACCAGTCAATACCGGATCACCTTACGTCTTTTCCGCGATTGCCAATCCAGTGGCGCCCAACTTGACCAACAGGTGAGTATCGCCATCTTTAATAAAAGTAATAATCAGGCTGTTGCCGGTTCGCCATTCGCCTCCAACCTTGACCACATAGAAACCATTCAACGGACCACTGGTTCCCTGCCCTGTATCATCAATGAGCCATTGGTTTGTTATCAGATGGGTTTTTATTATCTGAACGTTACCCTGGCCGATAATGCCCAGGGATATTGGGTGGCCTACCAACGTTGTTGCCGGGTGGATTTTATTGGCAACCTGAGCCAGCAAAATAATATCGGCGCTACCTATGTTGGTAGCATAGCGGGCACTACTTTATTGGGTGGCGGCGTAAATTCAAGCCCTCAATTCCAGGTGAAGGATACAGCCCTGGTCTGCCAGAACAGAAACTTTACACTCGATTTCTCAGCTACAGACCCCGATAGTGATTCGCTGAACTACTATTTCTGCAATGCCTATGATGGTGGTACGGAAGGTAATCCGGTGATCAATGATCCCCCACCCCCACCCTATAACTCTGTCCCTTACGGAAATGGATATTCGCCGGGTTTACCCCTGGGTACGGGTGTGTCCATCAATCCGCGTACCGGTATCATTACAGGTATCGCCCCGGTAGCCGGTTCCTATGTGATCGCCGTGTGTGTGGATGAATGGAGAAATGGGCGTGTTATCAATACCCATCGAAAAGATTTTATTTTAAAAGTCGGGAACTGTGATTTTGTGGCAGCGCAATTACCGATCAATATTTCTTCCTGTGACGGTTTTACGGTTACGTTTGAAAACCAGACCCCCACTTCGCTGATCAATTCCTGGGCCTGGGATTTTGGTGTAACCGGTGTGAATACGGATGTGTCCGATCTTGAGCGGCCTACATTCACCTTCCCTGATACGGGCTTGTATCGGGTAAAACTGGTTGTTAACCCTGGTGACCCCTGTTCCGATTCGGCCTTTGCCAATGTGGCTGTCTATCCCGGTTTTTATCCGGGCTTTATTGTACGCGGTATCTGTTTTAGTAAACCGACCCAATTCATTGATACATCCAGTACCCGATATGGGGTAATCAGCAAATGGCGTTGGGAATTTGGTGAAACCTCAATGAACAGTGACACCTCCTTACTCCAAAACCCCACTTTCACCTATCCGTCTATGGGGGTAAAGACCGTCACCTTCATTGTGGAGAGTAATAAGGGCTGCGTGGATACGGTAACATCCGATATCTCCATCATTGATAAGCCACCGATCGAATTACCTTTCAGGGATACGTTGATATGCAGCATTGATTCTTTACAGATTCCGGCTACGGCACCGGGTGGTGGTAATTTCTCCTGGACACCCAATTATAATATTCTGAATGAAAATACCTCCAACCCTACCGTATTTCCTAAGGTGACAACCTGGTACAAAGTGCGGCTGGATGATAATGGTTGTTTGAATGATGATTCGGTCAGGGTGCGAGTAGTGGATTTTGTTACACTCAGCCTGCGGGGAGATACCACGATCTGCGCAGGCGATCCAGTTCAATTATTTGCACAGACGGATGGATTGCAGTTTGCCTGGACACCGGCTGCAACACTTGATGATCCTACCGTTCAAAACCCCATTGCTTCGCCCATCAATACCACCACCTATCAGGTTGTGGCATCGATCGGAAGGTGTAATACCACCAGTGACGTTACGATCCTTACCGTGCCTTACCCACTTGCCAATGCGGGTAATGATACCACCATTTGCTTTGGCACCACGGCCAGGTTGAATGGTACGGTGAATAATGGCGCCACCTTTAGCTGGTCGCCTGAAGCAACCTTAAGCAATCCGCGATCCCTGGTGCCTGTGGCCAGCCCACCCGCTTCAGCACAATATGTTTTGACATCTTTTGAAAATAACGGTTGTCCCAAGCCTGGACGTGACACGGTTCAGGTGATCATGTTACCAAAGGTGAATGCCTTTGCCGGACGGGACACAGCCATTGTTGTAGGACAACCTTTGCAGTTACGCGCTTCGGGTGGAGAAACCTATTTCTGGTATCCGCCAACGGGTTTGAATAATGTAGCGATCGCCGATCCGATCGCTCAACATGATGGCAGTATTGACAGCATCCGGTATTGGGTGCGTGTCATTGATGAAGCGGGGTGTCTGGACTCTGCAACCCTCCTGGTCAAGATATTCAAAGTAAACCCGCAGATATTTGTTCCCTCGGCATTTACACCCAATGGAGATGGATTAAACGATCTTGTACGTCCTCTTGCCGTGGGTATCGAAAAAATCGAATACTTCCGCATATATAACCGGTGGGGTCAGCTGGTCTTTACCACAACCATCAATGGCGAAGGTTGGGATGGGAAGATCAATGGCAGGGACCAGGGCACGAACACCTTTGTGTGGTTGGTGAAAGCGATCGACTATCTTGGCAAGCCGGTATTCCAAAAAGGAACGGTAACACTGATCAAGTAACCGAATGATAAAAGCCAACGGCTAAAAGCTAATAGCTATTAGCTTTTATTAATGCACTATTTTTGTCCTTCATTGGTTTGATTAAACTTCAACTACTTATTTGCCATGCCTTCCATCGCCCTTATTACTGGTGCTACCTCTGGATTTGGTAAAGCCATTGCCGAAAAATTTGCCTCCAAAGGTTATGACCTAATTCTTACCGGCCGCAGAAGCGAAAGATTGACCGAAGTGAGCCAGGCTGTTGAAAAGAAATACAATGTTGCTGTACTACCGCTTTCTTTTGATGTACAAATAAAAGACGAAGTTGATCAGGCTATCTCTGGTATACCGGCTGATTGGCAGGCCATTGATGTCCTGGTCAACAATGCGGGATTGGCCCTGGGCCGGGATCATTTTGATGAAGCCAATTTAAGCGATTGGGAGACCATGATCGATACCAATGTAAAAGGCCTGCTCTATGTTTCCAAAGCCGTAATTCCTTTTTTCCAAAAATTTAAAAAAGGACATATCATCAATATCGGGTCGACGGCGGCAAAGGAAGTGTATGAGAAGGGAAATATCTATTGCGCCACCAAACATGCGGTGGATGCGATTTCCAAAGCTATGCGTATCGACCTGTTAAAAGATAAGATAAAAATAACCGTAGTCCATCCGGGTGCAGCCGAAACCGAATTCTCCCTGGTCCGTTTTAAAGGTGATCAGCAAATGGCCGATAAGGTCTATGAAGGATATACCCCGCTTTATGCCGAAGACGTGGCCGAAGTGGTCTATTTTACAACCACCCTGCCTCCCCATGTTTGCATCAATGATCTCGTGGTGACCTGCACAAGCCAGGCAAATTCATTTTATACGTTTAAAGGGTAGCCTGGATGTTGGATGTCAGTTGTTGGATGTTGGTATTTTTGTCATGTCCAACAACCGACATCCAGCATCTTTTTTTGCCCCGCACTTGTATTTTTAAATAAAATAGCTTTACTTGTATACCCTTACTACCCCTGATACCCTAATCCCACCCTCTTTAACGATTTCCCTTTAGTCCCGTATTACCCCTTGGGAATTATACCCTTGTGTCCAATTTCAGGCTTGAAAATTGCATGATTCATGATAATATCGGTTATATTTAACTCGTTATTCAAATACTATTTGAAGACCACCAATACCCTATTGATGAAACCGTACACCTATATCCTTGGATTAGCCCTTTTGCCCCTCTTTGGTCAGGCTCAGCAATTTGCCTCGGCCACAACTTCTTCTACAACTATCAACAACGGCACATGTGACTCGGGTATTCTTTCGCAGGTGGACAGTCTGAAGAAACTTTATGCCACCGATGGCTTTGTCCTCATGAAAGAGGCATCCATCAGCATGGAAAGCGAATATGAACTTCCTGTTATCGTTCCTTTGAACGAAGGCAGCCTCTATCAATTTGTCTTTATTGGTGAATACAGCTCCAAACTCTACGAGGTCAGAATGTATGACTGGAACGAGCGCATGGTTGTTTTTCAACAAAAAAGATGGGGTGATGTAGATGGCAACGTTATCTCATACGCCTATCAACCCAAATTCTCCGAATTCCACATGCTCAAACCGGTTCAGGTAAACAAGCAGAAGAAAAAAGGCTTGTGTGGGTATGTGATGATGTTTAAGAAGGTTGGAGCTGAAACGAAATAGCACTTTTAGCTTTTAGCGCTTAGCCTTTAGCTTTCCCTTATAAACACTCCAATTTCCACAAATGCATATGTACCAGCTACCAGCTAATAGCTATAAGCTGATAGCTGTTATTGATTCAGGGAAATCGTCAACTGCACACCTGCCCGGGTATTCGTCACCGGTGCGCTGGTGGCAATCTTTGGAATATTCTTGATCTGTTCGAAGTAGAGCGTGGCCCGCACACGGCTATTGACCACATAGTCAATGGTGGGGTTGATGCGTATCACTTTTTGCCCCGCTGTACCAAAGGCTGTATTCTGATCAAGTTTGCTGTTGGCTGTGGCATCATCTCTTATTCCAATATCCAGCTTAAAGGTTACATCATTATCCATTTTCATTTTACCAATCCGCCGGATCAGGGGCAGTCCTTTCTTTCTAAAGTCGGCTCCTATGGTGAACTCGGTGCTACGTTGCTCGGCCAATTGATAATCCACGAGGCTGAGACTTAGCTGTCGGGATTTACGGTACTCCACCCGGGTGCTAAGTTGGTTGGTAAAGGTCATTTCCAGTGAGAACAAAGGTTCAAAGCTTTCACTGATCGTGATATTGGGTATCAGGAAGTAGGGCACATAGTTTCCGGTGAGTGTATCAATGAACTCGGGGAAACCAAATCGGAACCTGTCCTGGAAGAAAAGTGCGGAGGTAAAGCTATTCATGCTCAAATTGCTTCGGTACCCGTGACGGATAGTAACATTGTTGAAAATCTTATCCAGCCCGGGCAATCGTCCCAAACCATTATAGGTTACATTCCAGTTGGGTTTTGGCAGCAACCCTTTGAAAGGATTGGCGCGCAGGTTATTGTTGGTATTCTTTACCAGGCTAATACCCAGCGGATCTTTATTGGTATAGGCACCCAGGAAGGCAGGAATCAATACCTCCTGTGCATAGCGTCCGTATCCTTCATAATATCCATCCGGATTCTGTCCATTACCGGTGGCATAAGGGTTCAGGTCCTTTAATTTACCGGACATCACCAATCGGTTGGCCTCAAATTGCTTAAAGGTTTCAGACACCACATTGGGATCAAACTTGGTGAAGAGGGTTTGATAGGATATATAACTGATCGAGAATCCACCGGCGGCATACGGATTGAAACGCTGTAACGCTCCTGTGCCCGTGGACGTGGTATCCTTGTACAGTTCCGAGTAGTTCTTGTTGAAGTCCCGTTTGATGGTGATATCTATATTCAGGTCACGGATCGGGCTAAGCTGGGCTGTGATCTCCAATCTTTCATCATACCGTTGCTGGATCAGGCTATTGAATATCGGATCATGTGTCAACAGGTTCCGGTTCCCGGCCTTATTGATCCAATTCGTGTCGGGTTGGTACCCAAATGCAAACCCAAGTCCGGGATTCAATCCGCGCCAGTTCTGCCCCAGGATACGGGTACTGTCCAGATAACCGGGTAATTCAGTTCCTGCATTTTGGGAGTATTGTACCTGCACCTGTTTCAGGGAGGTGACCAGGCCGGCCATACCACGGACCAGACCAGGTATCTCATTTCGCTCCTTGGTCAACTTGCGTAACTGACGCTGCAGTTTGCGTAATTTCTTTTTAAGTTTCTTTTTATCCTTCTTGGGAACCTTTACCTTTTCGTTCTCCAAAATCTGCTTGATACTATCCACGCTTTTGGTCAGCTCCAATACCTGTGGATCCGTACTTGTCGCCGGGGTGGTTTTGTCATTCCCGGTAGCCCGACGAAGGAATTTTGATTTATTATAGAGTTCCTCAAACCGGAATTCAGAATTCAGCGTCTTGGTTTGGCTGTTGGTAATGGTATTACCCAGGTTCTTAGCCAGCAGAGAAGCGCCGATCCAATCGTAACCAGCCTTGTAACTGACTCGAGTGGAGGTCCAGTCAAGTAAAGGGATCTTACTTAATGGAAGGGTGTACGTAATCGTTGCTTCATGATGGTAACGGGTATTCCGTCCACCTTTGAAGAAGTTACTTTTCACCGAATCTTTTTTCTCCTTGGTATCGATGCGTCCCGCAGGCTCATCAATACGGGCATTATTGGTGGCGCTGAAATCAATATTCAGGGAACTGGTGAGGTCCCAACGCATAATATAGAAGCGATCGAACGTAAAGTACTTATCATAGGTCTCCGGCACCTCATAAGGCCCACCACTCACATTGCGGGGACGAAGGGCACCAAACTGTCGGAACACATCTGCCTTAACCGATAACTGCGAAGG from Chitinophagales bacterium carries:
- a CDS encoding DUF4105 domain-containing protein codes for the protein MRQFFLSILLFLGLNVAAQPDSCGIKFSLLTCTPGDELYSSFGHSALRMVNTENGSDLVFNYGTFDFDDPDFYTKFTRGKLLYFVSVDAFPDFMMEYQYFQRGVTEQDLRLTCAEKQKLLYALYENAREENKYYRYDFNYDNCTSRLRDMIWKMTPEKPIVSSIVPAGTSFRNLIHEYLDKGKQQWSKLGIDILLGAPLDKQVTNEEAMFLPDYLMKALDSARVNGEPLVTAKRELLTRGPEAASSFSLDPALIFTILFILYLFPVFTKNKRVKRIGNIMDGLLFGITGLIGILLVFMWWGTDHAMCRNNWNLAWALPTHFIMAFFVTRQKAWVRSYFMVVALLSVILLVAWFWLPQQLNYGLMPVVALLGFRGFWIGKLNARHYDK
- a CDS encoding alpha/beta hydrolase, producing MINKSLLYKDTTLHYRVAGTGKTVVLIHGFGELSDIWDQLIREFKDSFHLIIPELPGTGKTQLIEDMSMEGMAETIKAILDQEGVTRSIMVGHSMGGYITMAFAEKYPALLQAYCLFHSSAYADTEEKKATRRKGIQFIRDHGAFEFLKTATPNLFSPKTRDERPELIDRQIRGLSNFSADSLVSYYEAMIQRPDRREILKISKVPVLFLAGESDNAIPLADVLEQCHLPEKSYIDVLNQSGHMGMLEEPDECTEALKNFLTHQMD
- a CDS encoding gliding motility-associated C-terminal domain-containing protein, with the translated sequence MRKIVLVLTLLFAALMGADARHIAGGEIFYQYIGPGGSPGTSQYRITLRLFRDCQSSGAQLDQQVSIAIFNKSNNQAVAGSPFASNLDHIETIQRTTGSLPCIINEPLVCYQMGFYYLNVTLADNAQGYWVAYQRCCRVDFIGNLSQQNNIGATYVGSIAGTTLLGGGVNSSPQFQVKDTALVCQNRNFTLDFSATDPDSDSLNYYFCNAYDGGTEGNPVINDPPPPPYNSVPYGNGYSPGLPLGTGVSINPRTGIITGIAPVAGSYVIAVCVDEWRNGRVINTHRKDFILKVGNCDFVAAQLPINISSCDGFTVTFENQTPTSLINSWAWDFGVTGVNTDVSDLERPTFTFPDTGLYRVKLVVNPGDPCSDSAFANVAVYPGFYPGFIVRGICFSKPTQFIDTSSTRYGVISKWRWEFGETSMNSDTSLLQNPTFTYPSMGVKTVTFIVESNKGCVDTVTSDISIIDKPPIELPFRDTLICSIDSLQIPATAPGGGNFSWTPNYNILNENTSNPTVFPKVTTWYKVRLDDNGCLNDDSVRVRVVDFVTLSLRGDTTICAGDPVQLFAQTDGLQFAWTPAATLDDPTVQNPIASPINTTTYQVVASIGRCNTTSDVTILTVPYPLANAGNDTTICFGTTARLNGTVNNGATFSWSPEATLSNPRSLVPVASPPASAQYVLTSFENNGCPKPGRDTVQVIMLPKVNAFAGRDTAIVVGQPLQLRASGGETYFWYPPTGLNNVAIADPIAQHDGSIDSIRYWVRVIDEAGCLDSATLLVKIFKVNPQIFVPSAFTPNGDGLNDLVRPLAVGIEKIEYFRIYNRWGQLVFTTTINGEGWDGKINGRDQGTNTFVWLVKAIDYLGKPVFQKGTVTLIK
- a CDS encoding SDR family NAD(P)-dependent oxidoreductase; translation: MPSIALITGATSGFGKAIAEKFASKGYDLILTGRRSERLTEVSQAVEKKYNVAVLPLSFDVQIKDEVDQAISGIPADWQAIDVLVNNAGLALGRDHFDEANLSDWETMIDTNVKGLLYVSKAVIPFFQKFKKGHIINIGSTAAKEVYEKGNIYCATKHAVDAISKAMRIDLLKDKIKITVVHPGAAETEFSLVRFKGDQQMADKVYEGYTPLYAEDVAEVVYFTTTLPPHVCINDLVVTCTSQANSFYTFKG